From Helicoverpa armigera isolate CAAS_96S chromosome 29, ASM3070526v1, whole genome shotgun sequence, the proteins below share one genomic window:
- the LOC110378503 gene encoding zinc finger protein ZFP2 — MTEIFNLSTLCRCCHADGHFKSLQVPYEEEHDVEIYNIMLRETLGISISTPPLEASYTICDNCILRLRDATNFKHQVLICEQKFSVYCQNEQFIATQNVKIEENDDAHNEYDDLETDLDEKQSIDVDVKKEYSIEVDIGHPVEELKDEKPVEVSFEETEYSDADEKAPIETGTTISKKEKKKEEEEEGSLPTKNDSSSLIIQIKTENGDQYSCKSCGGSYPNKKEINKHMHLKHTVYYKCEHCHQQLKTYKVYKKHLVLHSSEKLQCLHCNRKFSNETTLSDHIINKHTKTNIYTCDFCNAQFKARNSVLKHLKIHYGTNKKILCDLCGNSFNDQSNLYSHIRAVHEKLRPYKCSECGKDYTTKRHLRDHLKTHDSERTDINFHTCDICGYKLVKARQMLIHRMKHDGKYMCKICDAVFDSFLTRQEHLNTFHHKFYPCNICGKVLVCKYSLNRHVNEHKGKNFACDICGMKFSQKCGLKRHVFRKHNPDAGFEENKTQCDICKKRFKNIAVHIDKHHNNRFSCDQCGNTYADNSALNRHKAQKHFGRTFDCEVCGKRYVQRSKLNTHRLKVHKIKNEDNNSEGTENQTLSVT; from the exons atgactgAAATATTCAATTTGAGTACGTTGTGTCGCTGCTGCCACGCTGATGGCCATTTCAAGAGCTTGCAAGTGCCATACGAAGAAGAACATGATGTGGAAATCTATAATATTATGCTGCGTGAAACTTTAGGAATATCT ATTTCAACCCCACCATTAGAAGCGAGCTACACTATTTGTGACAATTGTATCCTGAGGCTGCGGGATGCTACCAACTTCAAGCATCAAGTGTTGATATGTGAGCAGAAGTTTAGTGTTTACTGTCAAA ATGAACAATTTATCGCAACACAAAACGTGAAAATAGAAGAGAATGATGATGCCCATAATGAAT ATGATGACTTAGAAACGGATTTAGACGAAAAACAAAGTATTGATGTGGACGTCAAAAAAG AATATTCCATAGAAGTTGATATTGGACATCCAGTGGAGGAATTGAAAGATG AGAAACCGGTCGAAGTTTCATTTGAAGAGACTGAATATTCCGATGCGGATGAAAAGGCTCCAATTGAAACAGGAACAACAATTAGCAAGAAGGAGAAGaagaaggaagaagaagaagaag GCTCGCTGCCCACCAAAAATGACTCAAGCtcattaataatacaaataaaaacagaaaacgGTGACCAATACTCCTGCAAGTCCTGCGGTGGATCGTacccaaacaaaaaagaaattaataaacatatgCACTTAAAACACACAGTTTATTACAAATGCGAACACTGCCatcaacaattaaaaacttataaagtatacaaaaaacatttagtATTGCACTCGAGTGAGAAACTTCAATGTCTGCACTGTAACAGAAAATTTTCAAATGAAACCACTTTAAGTGACCATAttattaacaaacatacaaaaacgaATATCTACACATGTGATTTTTGTAATGCCCAATTTAAAGCCAGAAACTCGGTtctcaaacatttaaaaatccaCTACGgtacgaataaaaaaatattatgcgaTCTCTGTGGGAACTCTTTCAATGACCAATCTAACTTATATAGTCATATAAGAGCAGTACATGAGAAATTGAGACCTTATAAATGTTCAGAATGTGGTAAAGATTATACTACTAAAAGACATTTAAGGGATCATTTGAAAACTCATGATAGTGAAAGAACGGACATTAATTTCCATACGTGTGATATTTGTGGTTATAAATTAGTAAAAGCTCGACAAATGTTGATACACAGAATGAAACATGATGGTAAATACATGTGTAAAATATGTGATGCAGTTTTCGATAGCTTTCTTACAAGACAGGAGCATTTGAACACTTTTCATCATAAATTTTATCCCTGTAATATATGTGGTAAAGTTTTAGTTTgcaaatattctttgaatagACACGTAAATGAACATAAAGGGAAAAATTTTGCCTGCGATATCTGTGGTATgaaattttctcaaaaatgtgGGCTAAAAAGGCACGTTTTTAGGAAACATAATCCGGATGCTGGTTTTGAGGAAAACAAGACTCAATGTGATATTTGTAAGaaaaggtttaaaaatataGCGGTACATATTGATAAGCATCATAATAATAGGTTTTCCTGTGATCAATGTGGTAATACTTATGCGGATAATAGTGCTTTGAATAGGCATAAGGCTCAGAAACATTTCGGCAGGACATTTGACTGTGAAGTTTGCGGTAAAAGGTATGTGCAAAGATCTAAGTTGAATACACATCGGCTGAaagttcataaaattaaaaacgaggaTAATAATTCTGAAGGTACGGAAAATCAGACCCTTAGTGTGACTtaa